In the genome of Nocardioides marmoribigeumensis, one region contains:
- a CDS encoding ABC-F family ATP-binding cassette domain-containing protein produces MGHVDVSGVRFELPDGRVLLDDVSFRVGEGAKVALVGANGAGKTTLLRIVTGDLVPHAGAVTRSGGLGVMRQMVGREDETVGELLLSVAPERARAAAAEVARLELALMETEDERTQMSYASALAEWGDAGGYDLEVTWDVVCTQGLGVSYERAKYRDLRTLSGGEQKRLVLEYLLAGPDEVLLLDEPDNFLDVPGKQWLERRLQESPKTVLFVSHDRELLSNVATRVVTVELGAAGNTTWTHPGGFASYHDARKARFERFEELRRRWDEEHAKLKALVLRLKIKAEYNDGMSSQYRAAQTRLRKFEEAGPPTGQPREQQVTMRLTGGRTGKRAVICEQLELTGLMRPFDLEVWYGERVAVLGSNGSGKSHFLRLLAAGGSDPDVEHQPVGETEIKPVVHTGRARLGARVRPGWFVQTHAHPELVGRTLLEILHRGDAHRAGMPREQAARALDRYELAASSEQRFESLSGGQQARFQILLLELSGATLLLLDEPTDNLDVESAEALEDGLSAFEGTVLAVTHDRWFARGFDRFLVYGADGSVYESTEPVWDETRVQRSR; encoded by the coding sequence ATGGGTCATGTCGACGTCTCCGGAGTGCGGTTCGAGCTCCCCGACGGCCGGGTGCTGCTCGACGACGTGTCGTTCCGCGTCGGCGAGGGCGCCAAGGTCGCCCTCGTCGGCGCCAACGGCGCGGGGAAGACCACGCTGCTGCGCATCGTCACCGGCGACCTGGTGCCGCACGCGGGCGCCGTGACCCGCTCCGGCGGCCTCGGCGTCATGCGCCAGATGGTCGGCCGCGAGGACGAGACCGTCGGCGAGCTGCTGCTGTCCGTCGCTCCCGAGCGCGCGCGAGCGGCCGCGGCCGAGGTCGCGCGCCTCGAGCTGGCGCTGATGGAGACCGAGGACGAGCGCACCCAGATGTCCTACGCCTCGGCGCTGGCGGAGTGGGGCGACGCCGGCGGCTACGACCTCGAGGTCACCTGGGACGTCGTGTGCACCCAGGGGCTCGGGGTGTCCTACGAGCGCGCGAAGTACCGCGACCTGCGCACCCTCTCCGGTGGCGAGCAGAAGCGGCTCGTGCTGGAGTACCTCCTCGCCGGTCCCGACGAGGTCCTGCTGCTCGACGAGCCGGACAACTTCCTCGACGTCCCCGGCAAGCAGTGGCTCGAGCGACGCCTCCAGGAGTCGCCCAAGACGGTGCTGTTCGTCAGCCACGACCGCGAGCTGCTCAGCAACGTCGCGACGAGGGTGGTCACCGTCGAGCTCGGGGCAGCGGGCAACACGACCTGGACCCACCCGGGCGGCTTCGCGTCGTACCACGACGCCCGGAAGGCGCGCTTCGAGCGCTTCGAGGAGCTGCGGCGTCGCTGGGACGAGGAGCACGCCAAGCTCAAGGCCCTCGTGCTCCGCCTCAAGATCAAGGCGGAGTACAACGACGGGATGTCCTCGCAGTACAGGGCGGCGCAGACGCGACTGCGCAAGTTCGAGGAGGCCGGACCGCCGACCGGCCAGCCTCGCGAGCAGCAGGTCACCATGCGCCTCACGGGCGGGCGCACCGGCAAGCGAGCGGTGATCTGCGAGCAGCTGGAGCTGACCGGGCTGATGAGGCCGTTCGACCTCGAGGTCTGGTACGGCGAGCGCGTGGCCGTGCTGGGCTCCAACGGCTCGGGCAAGTCGCACTTCCTGCGGCTGCTCGCCGCCGGCGGGAGCGACCCGGACGTCGAGCACCAGCCCGTGGGTGAGACCGAGATCAAGCCCGTCGTCCACACCGGGCGCGCGCGCCTGGGCGCCCGCGTGCGGCCCGGCTGGTTCGTGCAGACCCACGCCCACCCCGAGCTCGTCGGGCGGACGCTGCTGGAGATCCTGCACCGCGGCGACGCCCACCGCGCCGGCATGCCGCGGGAGCAGGCCGCCCGGGCTCTCGACCGCTACGAGCTGGCCGCCTCCTCCGAGCAGCGCTTCGAGTCCTTGTCAGGAGGACAACAAGCCCGCTTCCAGATCCTGCTCCTGGAGCTCTCCGGGGCGACGCTGCTGCTGCTCGACGAGCCCACCGACAACCTCGACGTGGAGTCGGCCGAGGCGCTCGAGGACGGCCTCTCGGCGTTCGAGGGGACGGTCCTCGCGGTGACCCACGACCGGTGGTTCGCCCGCGGCTTCGACCGGTTCCTGGTCTACGGCGCCGACGGCTCGGTCTACGAGTCGACCGAGCCGGTCTGGGACGAGACCCGTGTCCAGCGGAGCCGCTGA